ATTCGCTGGATGATGAACATGTGAGCCAATTAATTAAGATCGCCTTTACTCACCAAATGGAGGTAGAAAACCGGGGGTGAGGATGGGGTCAGAGGTAAGGAGTGTTTTGACATGTCGGAGCAATGCTGTGGTTCTCATAATAAGAAAAACATAAAGGAAGAGAGCTGCTGTTCCTCAGGCAGTTCCGCATCCGTTACAAATGAAGCAGTGGCGAAAGAAACGGGCTGCTGCTCAAGCTCAGAGACAAATATTTCAGAACCGGCTGATTCATGCTGCGCTTCAAGTGAAGAAGCCGCGACACCCTTAATGAATCAAACAAAGAGCTGCTGCAGTTCTGATTCCCAAACGAATGAAGGTTCTGCAGCCGAAAGCATGAACTTCCGTGTATACGGAATGGATTGTCCTGCCTGCGCGAAGACAATCGAGAAAGGCATTGGTTCACTGCAAGGAATCCGCGATGTTCAAGTGAATTACGGCACAGCCAGGATGCAGGTAACCGCGGAAAGCGCTGCAGCTTTTGAGCCGGTTCAGAACGAGTTGAAAAAGCTTGGCTATACGGCTGAACAAATGAATGAGAAAAGAAATCTCAAAACGTACACGGTTGAAGGAATGGACTGTGGAAGCTGTGCAAAAACGATTGAAAATCACATGAGGCTAAACACTTCTGTCCAAAGCGTAAATGTGAATTTTTCTACGGGAAAAATGAAAATTGAACATACGAATTCTTCAGATGAAATCATTAAAGAAGTGTCGAAGGTTGGCTTCAAAGCAGCTTTAGATTCAAGCCGCTCATCCAATCAGCCTTCTCCCTCTGTAAAAAGCAATGAGAATGGCTGGTTTATTTTTTCCGGAGTATTGATTGCGATGGGCTTTGCAGGTTCGTTTTTGGGGATTCATCCGCTCCTGTCTTCATTTTTGTATGCTTTTGCCATGATCATCAGTGGGTACAAACCGGTGAAAAGTGCGTTTTATTCCATCAAAAGCCGCTCGCTTGACATGAATGTCCTCATGTCCGCAGCTGCAATCGGAGCTGCCTTAATAGGAGAATGGCTGGAAGGTGCTACGGTCGTTTGGTTATTTGCTCTTGGAAATTTGCTGCAAAATAAATCGATTGAACAGACAAGGAATTCCATTCGCAATCTTATGGATTTGGCTCCACCGGAAGCCTGGATTAAAAATGGAGCAGATCTTGTGAAAAAACCGGTTGAAGAAATTTCGATCGGGGAAGTCATTTTTGTTAAGCCAGGTGACAAGATTCCATTGGACGGAGAAGTCGTTAAAGGAGAATCCAGTGTTAACCAGGCACCGATCACTGGAGAATCCATTCCGGTTGATAAAGAAGCGGGAGATACCGTTTTTGCCGGGACGATAAATGAGCATGGAACACTTGAAATCCGGGTAACGAAGCTCACTGAGGATACAACGATCGCAAAGATTATTCATTTGGTCGAAGAAGCGCAGGAGCAGAAAGCCCCGACGGAAGCATTTATTGATAAGTTCGCAAGTATCTATACTCCTGTCGTTTTTGTCATAGCACTGCTGCTAATGATTCTGCCTCCGTTAGCGGGATTTGGAACGTGGGGCGATTGGTTTTATAAAGGATTAGAGCTGCTTGTTATCGCCTGTCCATGTGCACTTGTCATCTCAACCCCGGTGGCCATTGTATCAGCCATTGGAAATGCGGCAAAGAACGGGATCCTGATTAAAGGCGGTACATTTTTAGAAAAAGCTGGTGCGATCACGGCGATTGCGTTTGATAAAACAGGAACGTTGACGGAGGGGAAACCGAAAGTATCAAAAGTTGAAGTGCTGGAAGGTACTGAGGAAGAATTGCTGTCCATTGCCCTCACGCTTGAAACCTATTCTACACATCCGATTGCCAAAGCGATTGCTGATTATGTGAAGTCAAAAGGAATACCTTCTCAAGAGGGAGACTCATACAGCAACATTGTAGGAAAAGGGGTGCAAGCGACTGTAGAAGGGATTACGTATTACGCAGGTAATCTCGCACTTTTTAAAGACATGAACCCATCGCTGGAGCAGGTCAGCAAACGCGTAATGGATTTGCAGAACGAAGGAAAGACCATTGTACTGATTGGTACGGATCAAAAATTAATGGGATTGATTGCCGTTTCGGATACGATTCGGGAATCCACCACTTCTGCAATGAAAACATTAACGGAAAATGGAATCCGCGAAACGGTGATGCTGACGGGAGATAATACGGGAACCGCCAAAATGATTGCCTCTGAAGCGAACATCACCCGATACTTTGCAGAATTATTGCCTGAAGATAAAGTAAACGCCATAAAAAAACTCCAAAATGAAGGTTATAAAGTGGCCATGGTAGGAGACGGAATCAATGATGCCCCAGCATTAGCCGCCTCTGACTTGGGAATTGCGATGGGAGGAGCAGGCACGGATACAGTCATGGAAACAGCAGACATCGTATTAATGGCTGATAATCTGGATAAACTGCCTCACACCATCAAGCTTAGCAGAAAAGCGCTAGCCATCATCAAGCAGAACATTTGGTTTTCCATCATAATTAAAGTGATTGCACTGGCCCTTATTTTCCCCGGCTGGCTCACTCTTTGGATGGCTGTTTTAAGTGATACAGGCGCAGCATTGATTGTCATTTTGAATGCTTTGAGGCTGTTAAGAGTTAAGGAATAACTGTGAGAAAGAACCATTGAATTCATATTCATTGGTTCTTTTTCGTTCGTATTGGACTTTTTGCGAACAGATGGATGAAGTATGTGCAACGGAAGTATTTGCTAGGGAGGAAGTCAATTTTCGCTCTTTTTATACTCCCATTAATCCTGTTTAATATTATCGTTTAATACGATATAATCTCATTATAAGAAATAAAAGGAGGACGTCATGGACAAAGCAGCATTAATAAACAAATATTGGACGGACATTTATTTTCACCTTCATTACCATCATAAGGAAAAAGTGACTCATCAGATGATCCGGATCCTCCAGCTTGTTGATAAAAAAACAAATGCAGGAATAAATGAGGTGGGCTCATCTTTAAAGGTCTCTCATAATACGGCCTCAGAGCATGTAAAACGAATCATCGAGAGGGGGTATCTCTTTAAAAAAAGAGACACTCTTGATGAAAGAAAGGTTATCCTTTGTTTAACTGACTTAGGAAAAGAAGTACTTCATCGAAACACAGGTCTCGATGAAGAGAAATTGAACGGCATTCTAAGCGAGCTAAACCCTGAAGAAAAAGGAACCGTCGAATTGGCCCTGAAACTATTAAGTGAGCGTGCAAAAAAATGTACGTCATCTTAAAAATAATTGTGTCTGCCATCATCATTGCTGGTGTCACTGAAATTGCAAGGAGATTTCCAACCTATGGAGGAGTGGTAGCTGCCCTGCCGTTAGTCAGTTTACTGAGTATCGTCTGGCTATATGTACAAGGCGAGCAAACCGAAACATTAAGTAAATTTGCACTAGGAGTCATATGGGGATTTCCTGCAACAGCCGTTTTATTATTTGTGGTTTACATAGCTCTGAAGCATTCCCTGCATCTTTTTGTCTCAATTGGATTGGGAGCGGGAAGCTGGTTTGTGTTTTTGGTTCTACAAGAAAGTGCTTGGAATTATTTTAAAGAATTATTTTTCAACTAAAGAGATGCAGCAGATATAAGCATGGCAGATACGCTTTTGAATGCTTCTTACAAATAGAGATAACACTTCGCTCCCGGTGTCCGTAATCATTGGCACACAAATCAAACTGGGCAGGTTGTGTTAGTGACCGGAGGGGAAGGCTGGTATCAGGAAGAGGGAAAACCAGCTCAATCTCTCAAAACTGGAGACGTGGTGAATATTCCACCCAATGTGAAGCACTGGCACGGAGCATCAAAAGACAGCTGGATTGTACACTTAGCGCTAACCCCGGGCGAAATAGAATGGCTGGAAGCCGTGGACGATGAGACGTATAACTTATGCTGAAAATGACGCATCGAGTCGGTTGATTCGATGCGTTTTCAGTGAATTATACAATCCGTTCAATCAATTCCCCCACTTTTTCTGCCATGACCTGAGGGGGAAAAGGCATTTCATTTTTCAGCCACCATTCCACTACTCCTACGTAGGCATTCGCCACAAATTGAGCGACGATTTCTTCGTTTTGCCCAAGGTTTTTTCCGCTCGTGAGATCAACATCTTTCTTAAATTCGACAATATTAAATTTCAGGAACTGATGGCGGAAGGAAGGAGCACCTTCACTCGCGAGCATCGTTGAAAAGAATAGATAGTTGCTTTGAAGGTATTCCATACAGTGGACGGTGGATTCGATATAATCCATCTCGCTAGCTGACTCACAAAAGTCAGTCATGTTGGATATATGCTCTTCCATTACTTTATCCAGAAGATCAAATTTATCCATGTAATGAAGGTACACCGTGCCCCTGTTCACATTGGCCCTGTCAGCTATATCCTGAATCGTGATGGCATCAAAATTTTTTTCAGACATTAATTCAATGAGAGCTTTTTTTATCGATTCCTGGCTTTTTATGACTCTTCGATCTGCTTTTTGCATGCTGTTTCCCCCTAACTTTTTATTTCTGATTGATAAATTCAACAAATAGACAGGATTTGTTCAGTAATCAACAATCTTAAATGAATTATCCATTGCTGCCATTATAAATCCAGATATAATGATAGACAAATGTTCATTATTGAATACATGGTGATTTTCTCGCTGAAAGAGAGATTGCCCAGCAGCCACAGCCTGAGGAAAACAAGGAGGCGCTGTAAAATAAAAAAGATCCTTTTTCTATTAACTTTATCTATCCTGCTGACAGCATGCGGCACGGAAAACAGCGGACAGCCCATCCGCAGCACGGATTCAGTAAATTCCGCAGCTGAACAGAAAGCAGAAAAGAACAGGGGGGCTGAAAGAATGATGCAGGACACCAGAATCAAGTTGGAGTTTAACAGCCATACGGTCATTGTGAAGATGTACGATCATCCAGCCAGCAGGGATTTTATAGAGCGTCTTCCATTAAGCCTGCCCTTTAAAGATTATGCGAATAACGAGAAAATCAGTGTGCTTGAGGAGCCCTTAACCGTAAAGGATGCTCCGTCAGGCAGTAAACCATCCGCAGGGGATTTGGCGTATTTTTCTCCATGGGGCAATCTTGCTCTATTTTACGGAGATTATGATTTTTCACCGGGATTGATTCTGTTGGGGAAAATCGAAGAGGGAGCAGCACATATTCAAGACATGAAAGAGGAAACAATTGTAAGAATTGAGAAAATGGATTAACCTGCTTTAGATGGGAGTGGCTTTTTTTTGTTAAACCGGGATAAATGGCTTTTATCAATTTTAATGCTCGGAGCATTTGGCATCATCAATACAGAAATGGGCGTAATCGGACTTTTGCCTTTCGCCGCTGATCACTTTGGCATCAGTGTATCCAAGGCGGGGCTGCTCGTTAGTGTTTTTGCGCTAACAGTTGCCATATCAGGACCGGTCATGCCATTGCTGTTTTCTGGAATCAATCGAAAAACGGCTATGCTGGCTGTGCTTGGCCTTTTCGTTCTGGCCAACATTATTGCTGCCTATACATCTAACTTTGCTGTTGCTATAGCGGCCCGCATTATCCCAGCCATCTTTCATCCTATTTACTTTTCAGCAGCTTTTACAATTGCTGCTGATTCTGTAAAAAAGGAAGAATCCCATAGAGCGGTTTCGAAGGTTTTTATCGGGGTATCCGGAGGGATGGTACTTGGAGTGCCAATCGCAAGCTTTTTGGCCAGTAACGCCTCCTACCATATCGCGATGTTATTTTTCGCTTTGGTCAATGTGATCGTTTTGATTGCGACCTTAATATTTTTCCCTTCACTGCCTGTTAAAGAACGGCTAACCTATGGAGAACAGGTTTCAGTTTTGAGAAAACCGATCGTCTGGCTGTCCATCGCCGCCGTCCTATTTTTGAATTCAGCTATATTTGGGGTTTATAGTTATTTTGCGGAATACCTTAAAACCGTCACTAACACTCCTGCAAAAATCATCGGCCTCATTTTGGTGCTTTTTGGGGCGGCTAATATGATCGGAAACGTTCTGGCAGGAAGGCTGCTCTCAAAAGATGCCCGAAAATCGATCGTGTCGTTTCCGATTGCACTGGGGATTGTGTACGCCGGGTTGTTCTTTTTGGGGCCGTTCCTTATACCCGCCGCTGTCCTCACTTTATTCTGGGGAATATTGGCCGGTATAGGTGCTGCAATTAATCAGTCCTGGATTACATCTGCCGCTCCGGAAGCGCCTGATTTCGCAAATGGTTTATTCCTTTCCTCTGTAAATGTCGGAACAACAATTGGAACGGCAGCCGGAGGATGGTTTATTAGTGGACTCGGGACACAGTATGTGGTGCTGACAGGGTTCTTATCACTGGTCCTCTGTCTGGCATTTATTTTATGGAGAATCAATTCAGAGCATTTCTGATTCCATTTAATCTGTAACTAAGGGTATTCACCATATAGCCGCCAGTTCAGCTAACATGATTCCATGTAACAAATGAGGCAACCGCACAGGCTGAAAATGACTCAAAGGCAGAAGCTGCAAAAAATAGGTGCCAGCAAACTAACGGGTTTACTTAAAAGTGCAAATAAGAAAACACAAGCAAAAACACATTAGAATTCACAGATGAATTCTAATGTGTTTTTTGGTTATTTATCAATGTTTATAAGAGTTTTTTGAAAATTATCTCCCCAATTCACAGTTGAAATCACCCATTTGGAAATAATTATTGTGGGGTATGTGAGTTGGCTGTATTTTATGCTGTGGATTAAATTGTGAATTGATTAGGGAGGTGAAAACCCCTATGGGCATGAAGTTTATTGAGCCTAAAAACAAGCGAGCGGAAAACGTTATAATAAGCGGATTTTAGCTCAAATCTTTAGTACGGAGGAGGATGCTAATATTGGCTAAACTGGAAATGCCATCAGATGGTGCGGTAGAAGTTTTTGATCTTATTTTTTAAAAGGAATCTGGCTTAACAACAAGAATTCAATATTAAATAATAAATATTTATTGATAAACAATAAATTATAAATTATAATTAACAGAAAATGGAGGAGGATTTGCTTGTGAAACAATATAAAATTACTTTTTTAAAAATCACGATCTTCATCATCGGGCTTACTATACTTTCATTATGTATATTTTTATTACCTAACTTGGCGAGAGATGCAGCGGTGATGGACCCTGAGAATGCTTATTTGAAAATACCAGTTCTTATGGGATTATATTTAACAGCCATACCATTTTTTCTAGCTTTATACCAAGCCCTAAAAATTTTAAATTATATAAAACGAAAGGATGCCTTTACCGATTTATCTGTAATTTCTTTAGGATATGTAAGGAATTGTGCAATGGCCATTATAGTTTTATATGTAATAGGGATGATTATGTTGACAGTTCTTAATGCTTTACACCCTGGAATTGCCCTTTTGGGTATCGTAATCATTTTTGCTTCACTTGTTATTGCCGTTTTTTCTGCTATTCTCCAAGAACTTTTAAGAAATGCAATTCAATTGAAATCGGAAAATGAATTAACGGTTTGAGGTGTTGAAATGGCGATCATAATTAATATTGATGTAATGCTTGCAAAAAGAAAAATGAGTGTATCAGAACTAACGGAGAGAGTTGGTATCACAATGTCTAACCTTTCTATATTGAAAAACGGAAAGGCGAAAGCCATTAGGTTTTCAACTTTAGAAGCAATATGCAAGGCATTGGATTGTCAACCTGGTGATATTCTTGAGTATAAAAGTGAAGATTGAACATTTATAAAGGAAAAGAGGCTGGTACAAAAGGTTTCCGGCTAATAAAAAAGCACTGTTAAACTTGGCTGTGGATTTCCGCTGCAGGCGCTCGCTTTCCGCGGGGCGGGCGGTAAGCCTCCTCGCCGCTTTGCGACTGCGGGGTCTTACCTGTCCCGCTGCTCCCGCAGGAGTCTCACGCCTTCCGCTTCAATCAACAGGGTTTATAAAATCAGCAACATGCTTTTTTAAAAAGAAATATTCGGCTTAGGGACAACAATTTTAGTTATGTCCCTCCTCTTTTTATGCGAATATTACTGAGAATTATACTTAAAAGTTATTGTGATTTAACTTGTTACCAGCAAACACCTGTTTTTTTATCTTCTTTTATTAGGGGCATGGGGGAGTTGATTATTACCTGCAGCAATACCCTTCTTTGACCGAACCCCGCTCTTAAACTGAACCAGATTTATTTGAGAATCACAATAATTGCACAAAATCTAAAATAATTGCACAAAATCCAAGTTAATTGCACAAACTTACTCATCATCAATCCCCATTCCAGTCACCACAAAATGAGGGCTTTTTTCTTTCCAGTTAAAAAATCTCCAGTATTCAGCGTCGGAATCTTCTTCTGAGGAATCCGGAAACACTTCTAAAGTGAACCCGTATGAAAAGGAAAGGGTGAATCCTCCAAATTCATCAGCCTCGATCTTTTCCACAAGCAGTTTTTCCTTCCGGCGATTGAATAACTGAATCCGCTCATCAAATCGATTGCTTCCTATTTCATCCCAATCAAAGTCAGCCATTTCCCCGTTCCATAGTGAGGAGGGAGAATAAAAATCTCTGGACCCTGCAATGATTTTCTTTCCTTCGGATAAGCGCCAAGAACATTGTATATGTAAGGAATACTCAGCTCCAATATCAGATCCTTTTTTTGTTTGGACTGTGGATAAGGGGCCGATTCCGAGCCAAAACAAATTTGACGCCCTGCCTGCTTCCTGTAATTCAAGTTCTAAGAGTGGGTTTAATTCTAATTCAATTTCGTTTTTCATCTATGCACCTCTTGCTATTAAGTTGATATTTGATTTCGGCTTCGATACCTCTTCACTTTATCAATCGTCCCGCAAGCGCGGCCATTTGAGCCCCCCGCATACATGCTGCACCATTTTTTGCTGCCGTTTTTCGAATGATCATAGAAGACGTATCGGCAGTCAGGGCAGGATTTCAATCGGTTCCACTGTCCTTTGGATACCACTTCCGCGATGATCGCAAGAAATATACCTACGAACTTGTCTTCATCTTCTGGCTTGAACATAATTTTTGCTGCCCTTTCTTCCTTCACGAAAACCGTATATAAGGGATGGTATTGCATCCAGGGGGAGAGCACATCAATTTCCTGCGTCTCGATGCTTTTGCGAACATCCTCACGAAATGCTTTAAACTCTTCTACGTTCCCTTGCAGATCTTTTAGCAAAGGCTGTTGGTCCAAAAAATCTGTGAGATCCTGCTGGGTGCGGATGGCTTCGGCAGGCTTTCTCGTATCGTTTGGGATGGACCAGGTGTTCAGATATTCCCGAAGAACTTCTAAGGATCCAGGAGCAGGTTTATGGGTCATGAGTAACCACCTATCTAATTTATTGGTTGCATCTTCCTTTATTTTACCATAAGATGGTTGGTAATGAAGTGTATACCAGTAAAAGATATGACTGGTTACAAAAGAGGAGGAACCACATGAAGCTGAATGGGCCTGTTCAGACGCTCCTGGCTGCGACTTTTTTCATGAATCTCGGAACATTTGCGGTATTTACATTTCTGGCAATCTACTTGTCGGACCAACTATCTTTCCCGGCTATCCAGGTCGGAACAGTGCTGAGTGTCCTCATGATCACCTCCCGAGTGCTGCCGCTGTTTTGCGGCTTTCTTTCCGATCGGATCGGGTATGCGGTCTCAATGGTCATGGGAATGTGGATTCGAACGGGCGGTTTTTTCTATTTTGCCATTGCAGATTCCTTCGTTGGAACCTTGATTGCCGCCGCCTTGACGGGACTCGGAACAGCCCTTTATGAACCTGCGGTGGGGGCGGTTTTCAGCCGGCAGGAGGAATCAATCCGAAAAAAAGGATTCACCTACTATAACCAGGCTTTAAACGCAGGCGCTATACTCGGACCGCTTGCGGGAGGCTCGCTTATGCAGGGGAATCCGGACTGGCCGTTTCTATTTGGAGGGTCTCTCTACTTTTTAATCGGGCTTATGTTGTTTCTCAATCGTCATTCATTTAAGGTCCAAACCGATTCTGCTGTGGCCAAAGGATTTTTAAAAGTCTTTAAAGACCGTCCCTTTCTTGCCTTCAACGGTACCATGCTTTTTTTCTGGTTCATGTACAGCCAGCTTACGATCCTGTTTCCGCTCATCATGTTTGACGTAACGCAGTCCAAGGCAGACGTATCGTACGTCGTGACTGTCAATGCCATCTGCGGCCTGCTGCTGATGTTCCTCATCCGAAGTCTTTTTGAAAAACATGCCCCGATTGTGCTCATTCAGCGGGGGATGCTCATCATGGCTTCAGGGCTTTTTCTATGCTGGGCAGTGGGGGATAAGTGGTGGATTTTATTATGCGTCATGATCTTTACCATCGGGGAAACGCTCGTTCTTCCTGCTTCCGATATCAAAGTGGCGGAGTATGCCAATAATGGACTTACAGGAGCTTATTTTGGGCTATCCAAGATCTCATTTGGGATCGGTGCGTCTGCGGGAAGCTTTGCCGGTCCAGTGCTGATGGGCTTGCAGGGATGGGACGGTATTCCCTGGCTCGTTGTTTCGGCTGCTGGGGTAATGGGGAGTATGCTTACATTTGTATTAATAAGGGGAGAGGACGGGATGAAAAAACTCGATGGTCCTTCTATTCATTCTTAGAAGGGGTTACATGATTTTATTATGAATTGGACTTTATTTATTACATCAACGAAAATAAAACGGACCTCGGCAATCAAAAACTGACGATCGAAGAATTAGTGGATTTAGCGAATCAGGTGCATTAGGATTAAATCTTAAAAGTAGAATTTAGGGGTTTGAACCCAACTGAGCAGAGGTTACTTCCTCAAAAATAATCTGTTATAAGTAAGGAGTTCAGTATTGAATAGATAATAAAAAAGTGCTGGAACACCCTAGCACTTTTCTGTGGAAATTACTTTCCATTATCAACCGTTTCAATAGTCTTAAAAATCCTTGAGTAAGCATCCAAGATATTCACCTTGTTCACCTTGTCATTATAAAGTCCAAATTCCCAATGCCTTCCTTCCTCACCAGATTGGTAATATCCACTGGCATAATAGCCGGACTTTGAATCAGAAAAATCTTCATAATCTGCATCTTCCAAAACAAAAGGAATATAGGATTTTTTTGATTCAATAAAGAAGAATGGAATACCAGAATTTCGGTAGATGCTTGCATAAGAAGCTTTTGCAGCTTCAGATAAATGCTCCTTCATAATAAATACTGAATTAAACTTTGAAGCGAGATTTTTTTCACTTAACCCCTTTAATTCCATCTTTCTAAAAACAATGTTTTCCTCACGAATTGCTGGAGGTTTCCCAATGATCCCGATCGTCAATTCTTTACCTTTATATAAAGGGCTATCCTTGATTTCGTTTTTATTACTGTTGCACGCTGATAAAATAGATAAAACAATCAATAAGATCAATATGGATTTATTCTTCATGTATTCCTCTCCAAATTCAAAATATATTTATATTTACCTTTACATATTTTACCTGTAAGTGTTGAAGATTTCATCATTATTTTTAGGAAAGTTGTTAATTTGTGGGTTTTGTATTTAAAGAGTTCCATTTGCGAAAAGACCTTTTATAGCATCTTTTTATGATGATCTAACATGGAATGTTGTTTTTATGGAGTGAGGAAAGGTTTTTTAAGTTAAAAACTGAATACTATAAATGTGATAATCTAGAAAATGCAATCTTCTAACCATTAATGTAATGTTGAAAGGAAAAATTAGAATGGCTCAGTCTGTATTAAGAACGGATAACTACCATTTATCGAAAAATAAAAGATCTGCCGCAAGACATTATACATAAGAGGGTTAAGAGCGGTTTTCCTTCAGCGGCAAAAGTAATGTCCCATATATACCTCACAGTTTAGCCTGGTTCGAGATCATTTCTGGTGAAAGCATGATGCAATTAGAAGTTAAGAGTCAACCTTTAGAGGAGCTGCCAATGAAAATTGAATCACAAAGCAGTTGAAGTAGATACCTTTAAGAAATGAGATAGTATGTTACACACGTTTTTCTTTCAGTTGATACTATGAATCTTATTTTGATAGCTATGGTAAACTCGTCAGTTGATTTTCACTGAGGTGTAAATTATTCAGCCGCCTATTTTTACATAGCATATTAAGAAGAAAATTCGGTGTATATGCAGAGGATAATAAAGATCAAGCATAATTTGAGTTAATCAATCGATCAGGGAAAAAGGGGATTCTCCATGAATGAAAAATGGATGGAAGCGGACAATCCGCTTCCTCAAAAGAAGCGCATTATGGTTTTAGATAGTTTGAGAGGCTTTGCCTTGCTGGGAATCTTTCTTATTAACATTACGGCCATTGCAGCAGCCGGAGGCCCGCCTTCATTAGATAGTAAACCGAATTTCATCGATGAAATGGTGAATCAATTTCTTTTATTA
The Metabacillus sp. FJAT-52054 genome window above contains:
- a CDS encoding DUF3147 family protein; protein product: MYVILKIIVSAIIIAGVTEIARRFPTYGGVVAALPLVSLLSIVWLYVQGEQTETLSKFALGVIWGFPATAVLLFVVYIALKHSLHLFVSIGLGAGSWFVFLVLQESAWNYFKELFFN
- a CDS encoding MFS transporter, which translates into the protein MKLNGPVQTLLAATFFMNLGTFAVFTFLAIYLSDQLSFPAIQVGTVLSVLMITSRVLPLFCGFLSDRIGYAVSMVMGMWIRTGGFFYFAIADSFVGTLIAAALTGLGTALYEPAVGAVFSRQEESIRKKGFTYYNQALNAGAILGPLAGGSLMQGNPDWPFLFGGSLYFLIGLMLFLNRHSFKVQTDSAVAKGFLKVFKDRPFLAFNGTMLFFWFMYSQLTILFPLIMFDVTQSKADVSYVVTVNAICGLLLMFLIRSLFEKHAPIVLIQRGMLIMASGLFLCWAVGDKWWILLCVMIFTIGETLVLPASDIKVAEYANNGLTGAYFGLSKISFGIGASAGSFAGPVLMGLQGWDGIPWLVVSAAGVMGSMLTFVLIRGEDGMKKLDGPSIHS
- a CDS encoding MarR family winged helix-turn-helix transcriptional regulator, encoding MDKAALINKYWTDIYFHLHYHHKEKVTHQMIRILQLVDKKTNAGINEVGSSLKVSHNTASEHVKRIIERGYLFKKRDTLDERKVILCLTDLGKEVLHRNTGLDEEKLNGILSELNPEEKGTVELALKLLSERAKKCTSS
- a CDS encoding DUF2975 domain-containing protein; translated protein: MEEDLLVKQYKITFLKITIFIIGLTILSLCIFLLPNLARDAAVMDPENAYLKIPVLMGLYLTAIPFFLALYQALKILNYIKRKDAFTDLSVISLGYVRNCAMAIIVLYVIGMIMLTVLNALHPGIALLGIVIIFASLVIAVFSAILQELLRNAIQLKSENELTV
- a CDS encoding TetR/AcrR family transcriptional regulator, whose translation is MQKADRRVIKSQESIKKALIELMSEKNFDAITIQDIADRANVNRGTVYLHYMDKFDLLDKVMEEHISNMTDFCESASEMDYIESTVHCMEYLQSNYLFFSTMLASEGAPSFRHQFLKFNIVEFKKDVDLTSGKNLGQNEEIVAQFVANAYVGVVEWWLKNEMPFPPQVMAEKVGELIERIV
- a CDS encoding CGNR zinc finger domain-containing protein; the encoded protein is MTHKPAPGSLEVLREYLNTWSIPNDTRKPAEAIRTQQDLTDFLDQQPLLKDLQGNVEEFKAFREDVRKSIETQEIDVLSPWMQYHPLYTVFVKEERAAKIMFKPEDEDKFVGIFLAIIAEVVSKGQWNRLKSCPDCRYVFYDHSKNGSKKWCSMYAGGSNGRACGTIDKVKRYRSRNQIST
- a CDS encoding heavy metal translocating P-type ATPase, whose translation is MSEQCCGSHNKKNIKEESCCSSGSSASVTNEAVAKETGCCSSSETNISEPADSCCASSEEAATPLMNQTKSCCSSDSQTNEGSAAESMNFRVYGMDCPACAKTIEKGIGSLQGIRDVQVNYGTARMQVTAESAAAFEPVQNELKKLGYTAEQMNEKRNLKTYTVEGMDCGSCAKTIENHMRLNTSVQSVNVNFSTGKMKIEHTNSSDEIIKEVSKVGFKAALDSSRSSNQPSPSVKSNENGWFIFSGVLIAMGFAGSFLGIHPLLSSFLYAFAMIISGYKPVKSAFYSIKSRSLDMNVLMSAAAIGAALIGEWLEGATVVWLFALGNLLQNKSIEQTRNSIRNLMDLAPPEAWIKNGADLVKKPVEEISIGEVIFVKPGDKIPLDGEVVKGESSVNQAPITGESIPVDKEAGDTVFAGTINEHGTLEIRVTKLTEDTTIAKIIHLVEEAQEQKAPTEAFIDKFASIYTPVVFVIALLLMILPPLAGFGTWGDWFYKGLELLVIACPCALVISTPVAIVSAIGNAAKNGILIKGGTFLEKAGAITAIAFDKTGTLTEGKPKVSKVEVLEGTEEELLSIALTLETYSTHPIAKAIADYVKSKGIPSQEGDSYSNIVGKGVQATVEGITYYAGNLALFKDMNPSLEQVSKRVMDLQNEGKTIVLIGTDQKLMGLIAVSDTIRESTTSAMKTLTENGIRETVMLTGDNTGTAKMIASEANITRYFAELLPEDKVNAIKKLQNEGYKVAMVGDGINDAPALAASDLGIAMGGAGTDTVMETADIVLMADNLDKLPHTIKLSRKALAIIKQNIWFSIIIKVIALALIFPGWLTLWMAVLSDTGAALIVILNALRLLRVKE
- a CDS encoding helix-turn-helix transcriptional regulator; the protein is MAIIINIDVMLAKRKMSVSELTERVGITMSNLSILKNGKAKAIRFSTLEAICKALDCQPGDILEYKSED
- a CDS encoding cyclophilin-like fold protein, with protein sequence MMQDTRIKLEFNSHTVIVKMYDHPASRDFIERLPLSLPFKDYANNEKISVLEEPLTVKDAPSGSKPSAGDLAYFSPWGNLALFYGDYDFSPGLILLGKIEEGAAHIQDMKEETIVRIEKMD
- a CDS encoding MFS transporter, which encodes MLNRDKWLLSILMLGAFGIINTEMGVIGLLPFAADHFGISVSKAGLLVSVFALTVAISGPVMPLLFSGINRKTAMLAVLGLFVLANIIAAYTSNFAVAIAARIIPAIFHPIYFSAAFTIAADSVKKEESHRAVSKVFIGVSGGMVLGVPIASFLASNASYHIAMLFFALVNVIVLIATLIFFPSLPVKERLTYGEQVSVLRKPIVWLSIAAVLFLNSAIFGVYSYFAEYLKTVTNTPAKIIGLILVLFGAANMIGNVLAGRLLSKDARKSIVSFPIALGIVYAGLFFLGPFLIPAAVLTLFWGILAGIGAAINQSWITSAAPEAPDFANGLFLSSVNVGTTIGTAAGGWFISGLGTQYVVLTGFLSLVLCLAFILWRINSEHF